The following DNA comes from Malania oleifera isolate guangnan ecotype guangnan chromosome 12, ASM2987363v1, whole genome shotgun sequence.
GTGCTGGCATTTACTTTCCGGCCATCTTTCTTTGGCATCTCGTGAATCTTCCTTGATGCTTCATCATTTGTCAGCTGATTTGTTCTATAATTCATTTTAATCGTCTCCATTAGATGCTGGCTTTCACAGTACGATTTCGATTCTGTAAATGTCGTCTGTGTCTCGAATATCTATTCGATGGCGgatatgctctctctctctctctctctctctctctctctctctctctctctctctctcatgaagCGTATAATTTTTCCTGTTATCTGATTTTGCCGAGGTTGATTGATTATGTGGTGAAATCTCATTATATATTGAGTGTGTTTTTATCATTTTAGGACTATGATCTTAATAATTAAGTGCTAGTTTAAATGTCCTTTATGTCTACTGATTCGTTTTAGGTACTTGTTAAAAGTAAGCTGAAAAATAGGCTAGCTTTTAGCTTACTGTTAGGAGCGGGGCAAATTTATTTAAGGAACATTTACCGTGATCAAGTTCAGTCTAGGGTTTTCCCAGCATTTATGCCCAAGTAAATGAATTGCATGATCTGGATTTGTGTGGGGAAGACTCAATACTGACACCGTGTTTGAGAGTATGAACTCTAGGCATTAGATTTGGATTTATACAGACTTGCACTATGTTTAACAtaattttgtattgcattttgtctAAATGCATATAAATCAAAATCCCAGGTTTGAACTCCAAGATCCCAAAAACAAGGTTAATTGTTATTCATTTCTTTCTCTTCCTTATTTTACCTTAAATAGTTTCCATAAACCTAATCATTGGTAGTGTTACATTGTTCATGTTTTCCTCTTCACTTCTAGTGTTATATTATTCATATTTCTGCCTCAGTCAATTTTGATTTCTTCTGGACACTAGCATTCATtgaatcttcttttttttttttatggtttttaaTTTGTAGATACTGTGATTGAAAATCTCTTGACAAATTGGTGATTAATTGATCCAACCAGAGCATTGTTGACGTATCTCTAACCATGGTTCTTGGATTGAGGTCAAAGACCCGAAAAGGCACTTCTGTCCAGGTTGATTACCTTGTCAGTGTACAGGAGATTAAGCCTTGGCCTCCATCACAGTCTCTGAGATCCATTCAATCTATAGTGCTTCAATGGGAAAATGGTGATCAGAGATTTGGTTCCCTTACTGCAAATGCTGGGGAAGGGAAAATTGAATTTAATGAGTCTTTTAGGCTTGTCGTTACTTTAAGGAGGGAAGCATCTGGAAAAAGCCGGACCCGTGATGGTTTCCATAAGAACTGCTTAGAGTTGTATTTGTATGAGCCTCGAAGGGACAAGGCGGCAAAAGGCCAGCTCGTGGGAACAACTGTAATAAACCTTGCAGACTATGGAATTATCAAAGAAACTATAACTATAAATGCTCCAGTTAGTTGCAAAAAGAGTAAGAATATGACACAGCCGGTTATGTTCGTTAAAATTCAACCATTTGAAAAGGATAGTTCCTGCTCATCACCGAAAGGGAGCTTATCAGAAGCAGGATCACTAGACAAGGGAGGAAGTGGATCTGTTTCAGAATTGATGAATGGAGAAAATGATGAGGAAACTGAGATTGCTTCTTTTACTGATGATGATTCTTCCTCTCATTCGTCGCAGATCATTTCCTATTCAGGTGTTGAAGTTGCTGGAGGTTCATTGTCTCTTAATGAAGGGGTACTAAGTTTCATTTCTTATCTTATGCCCATTGCCCACTACTTTTCAGCTTTGATCTCATTTTAATTGAATTGTTTTACCATATCAAACAGCACATTGGCAGTGATGGGTGGAAATGTCTTAGTGTTCTTATCTGTAGTTTATCTACCAAATAATAAACTACAAATCATGTTATATTTATATGTTGACATGTATTTTTTAAAAGGTGGGCTTCCTGTTAGTCTTTTATCACATGGAGATAGCAAGATGATCTGTTGGTTAGTTGAAAGGATGGTCTAATTCCAATTAGCTGTACATGTAAAGCACGTTTATGTTTGATCATTGAAAATGCATGCCAAATGGTTCAAAAGGAAGTTTATAGAGAATTAGGTTGTAGTAATTCAGATGATGTTACTTTCAGGTACTAGGCTTGCATTCGATCCAATGGAGGAACTGTCATATCTACCTGTACAATGCTTTAGTGTGTTATATTGCTATCTGTAGATTGATCATCAATCTCATACTCTGTTGTAGCATATTCACTTGTGATTTTGCTTACTTGAATACCCTGTTTCCATTAAATTGCAGAATGGATCAGAATCAACAAAGGATAGCGTGAGAAGTGGTAATGGGGCGCCTGCTCCACTTTCAGAAGCAGTACCTGCAAAATCAGAGGTCAACTTGCCGGCTGAACCATTTAACTATCTCAAGGGGAGTTTGTTCCCTTTGTCATCAATGGACTTGTCCTCTAATCTGGGCAAGCCTACAAATAAGAACTGCCCAAGAATCTTTGACCGTGAAAACTTGGGTGATGAGTTTCATGAAAAGGTTGCTTATGGCAGTGCAAAAGTACAAAAAAATACTGGAAGATTAATTGGAGAAAAAAATATTGGTGATTTTGCACCTAAACTTGCATCATTGGATACACAAAATCAGGTGACTGTGAGCTCAGAACCTCTGAGCTTTGCCGACTCTCAAGCTAATGTAGAGGATAATGGTAAAGCTTGGAGTCTCAAGACAAATAGCCCAGGGAAGGTTTCAGCTATTGAGAGATTGCATGCTAGCCTTTTGGAGGACAAAGAGGGAATGGAACAGCTACAAAATGGACATCAGAAGCCGTTTCTGGATGCGAAGAAATATTCTGTGGAAAATGCACTGATTAGTAATTTTTCACAAAATGCTGCAGGAAAAGTTGGATTGCAAGGAAGTTTCAGAAGCAGTGATAAACTGAAGCATGTGAAGTCTGTCACGTCACCAATTTCAGCTAAGAGCAATGGGATGGTCAACGGAAATCATTTAACGGAAGATGCGAAGACAGTTGATGTTTTCAAAGTTGATGAAAATGCAATGAAGTCTGCAGAAAgtgaaaaacaagaaacaagaaacagtTTTCTGGAGGGCAATGGTGAATTAAGGTCTAGAATTGAGATGCTTGAGGAAGAGTTAAGTGAAGCTGCTGCTGTTGAGGCTGGCCTGTACTCAGTAGTTGCTGAGCATGGCAGTTCTACAAATAAGGTCCATGCACCGGCTCGGCGCCTTTCTAGATTCTATCTTCATGCTTGCAAGTCAAGATCTCAGGCTGGTAGATCAAGTGCAGCCAGGGCTGTTGTCTCAGGATTAGTGTTAGTTTCTAAAGCATGCGGAAATGATGTCCCAAGGTACATGTTATCCCACGACCTAAGACATTGTTTAATCCACAGTGAATTTGAACAAATATTAATCTTGGTCTAAATGAATCATGCAAAGGGGTGGGAGATGCCATTAAATAGCGCCACAAGGGAAATTCCTGTGACAATAAATTCATTTTTCAGTCAATCAGAATCTGCTATCTTGGTTTCCAAAACTTGTAGTGGTTTCATAGAGCTGCTGATGTCTGTTTTGACAAATTATTGAGTGTGCCTTCTTTTTTGAACAGGTTAAGTTTCTGGTTATCAAATTCGATTGTGTTGAGAGTTATTGTCAGCCAAGCTGCAGGGGAAATGCTTACTGGGCTCTGCAAAAGTAGTAGCGGTAGTGGAAAGGGCTTGGGTGAGAGAGCTCCATTTGAGGTGGATGAGTCATCTCCTATTGAAAAAGGGAATAATTTGCGGAAAAAATTTGATGACCAGGAGGACATACGTGCATTTATTTTTGTGTTGGAAAAGATTGAAGCTTGGATCTTCTCAAGAATTATCGAGTCTGTATGGTGGCAGGTCAAAACTGTagtctgcttcttcttcttcttcttcctcttctcctcctTCTGCTGATGCTGCTGCCACTGAATTGCTCCTATATAACTTATTTCTTTGCTTAAATAAGAATATCTGTACTCTCTATGGCTAATTTAATTTTCTTCTGTCCTCATCAGACCCTTACCCCGCACATGCAATCCTCAGCTGCAAAGGTTAGTGCTAGGAATAAGGGCTCAAACTCGAGGAAACCTGAAGGAAGGAGATATGGTTTGGGTGATCACGAGCAAGGGAGTTTTTCCATTGATCTTTGGACGAAAGCTTTTAGGGATTCATGTGAAAGGCTTTGTCCTATTCGAGCCGAAGGTCATGATTGTGGCTGCTTATCTGTTCTGTCTAGATTGGTATGGTTTTGCATCACTATTTCCTTTTCCCAAGTGCAGTTAAAGGCCGAGTGTCTTGCATGATACAGTTCTGTCATGGAAGGCTCTAATGTTTTCTATACTTATGGTAAAGCAAAAAGAATTAGACATGTTACATAGTGACAGGTCATTAATTGTCTTACTGTATCGTTCATGCTTGATTGTTAATACTTGACCATTGATCCAACATATGTGATAATAGGTAGTTGGTGGAAGGTAATTTCAGGGGTATTATTTTTCTATTCATTATGGCTTATTGAGTGGAGAGGAAAACTATAAATATGACAATATGCTTTTCAATTCAGCATTTATTGATCTGAACCAGCAATCATGCAACTGATTGAAGCCATGTACATGCTGCGAATGTACTCTTGGTCCTCAAGTACACCAATAATTCTTAGCTATGGCGATTGGATGGGGAAACCCTCTCCAGATGTTGGAAAGAAATATTCACTTTCCCATAAGTTACCATGGATCCTTGACATGGTGAACCTAGGAAAAGAATAGAGGCACTGAACTTCTGTGTATTGGTGACATTGGCCCAACCATGGCTGATgttccttttaatttttattcttatttttatttttgggtcaAATGCCTGGTGGTCTGCTGGCATCATAATATGCTTAAGAAAATAAGGGATTCAGCAGCCATAGAGGCTTTGAAGTTCTCTATATTGGTGAAGTTGCAATGTGGGACTTACCATGGTTTTATATATATGGAAGCAGTTGTCTTTTGTTAGTTTTAGCAACATAAGGTTCACAAGTGTTGAACCCATCTTTGCACACTCTGGTTAGTGGTTACTATGTCCCAACCCCATTCCCAATAGCGGTCAGGACAGAGAGTGTTGTCTGTTTAACCAGCTCCGTTGTTGTCCTTAATATAACTACTTAAAAATTCACCTGCGAACAATCCTCATTCCTAACCATGTCATGATTCATGAATTGAACTTTCTTGAACACTTGCACTTTAGTTTTCTCGCCATCCAAGCAAGAGTTGTATGTTTTGTATCATCGAACCAGGCTGGCTGTGAATTGGGATTTTGCCTCTGTAAAGTTAATTAATTagatttattattaaaaatatctGATAACACGTCATGTCCAAAATGTTAATGCATGTTTGCTGGCTATAACAGTGTGTATCTAGTATTTTTCTTCATCCTTCCATTTGAGAGGAAAATATGTAGTTTCTGGTGCTTTATGCTCTCTATGCAAGACCTTTATTTTTTTCCCAGTTTCGTTTTTGTGCATTTGTCTGTGTGTGTTGAGCATGACATGATCCTGCACTATGCATCTGTCTCTGTCTGCGTTTTGAGCATGGCATGATCTTGCACTGTATGGTCCTTTACTTATCCTGAATTTCTTCTAAGCCTTTAATTTTCCTTGTTTTCTATGATTCTGTTTGGCTCTGCCAGACTGTTGCTGGAAGTTAGCCAGATTAAAATGTGAGATTTTCTTCTTGTTAATAGATCATGGAGCAGTTGGTGTGTAGATTAGATGTGGCGATGCTCAATGCCATTCTTCGTGAATCAGATGAAGAGATGCCAACAGATCCAGTATCTGATCCTATTTGTGACTCCAAGGTGCTCCCTATTCCAGCTGGAAAATCAAGCTTTGGGGCTGGTGCACAACTTAAGAATGCTGTGAGTAGTAAACCTTGTCGTGCATAGGACATTAccacacagaaaaaaaaaattttcctggAAAAGCTGAGCTGTCTTTTTCGAAAAAATGATGGTGAAAATGGAACCCAGCTTCTACCCAtgcattttttcctttttgtgttttttgtttgaATGACAACATTTTGGATATAGACAAGGCAAGAAGCCCAATGTAGGAGGGGATACACAAATTGGGAAATAATAACAACTTAAGAAAATCTAGCAACAAAATTGTGAGTTGAAGTAAATATTCTCCCACTCCCACCACagttctcaataataaataaagcTTAACAGAATCAGTTTCTGTCTGATGACTGTTCTACTTAAAGATTCTCCCCTTTCCTCCTT
Coding sequences within:
- the LOC131144722 gene encoding uncharacterized protein LOC131144722; protein product: MVLGLRSKTRKGTSVQVDYLVSVQEIKPWPPSQSLRSIQSIVLQWENGDQRFGSLTANAGEGKIEFNESFRLVVTLRREASGKSRTRDGFHKNCLELYLYEPRRDKAAKGQLVGTTVINLADYGIIKETITINAPVSCKKSKNMTQPVMFVKIQPFEKDSSCSSPKGSLSEAGSLDKGGSGSVSELMNGENDEETEIASFTDDDSSSHSSQIISYSGVEVAGGSLSLNEGNGSESTKDSVRSGNGAPAPLSEAVPAKSEVNLPAEPFNYLKGSLFPLSSMDLSSNLGKPTNKNCPRIFDRENLGDEFHEKVAYGSAKVQKNTGRLIGEKNIGDFAPKLASLDTQNQVTVSSEPLSFADSQANVEDNGKAWSLKTNSPGKVSAIERLHASLLEDKEGMEQLQNGHQKPFLDAKKYSVENALISNFSQNAAGKVGLQGSFRSSDKLKHVKSVTSPISAKSNGMVNGNHLTEDAKTVDVFKVDENAMKSAESEKQETRNSFLEGNGELRSRIEMLEEELSEAAAVEAGLYSVVAEHGSSTNKVHAPARRLSRFYLHACKSRSQAGRSSAARAVVSGLVLVSKACGNDVPRLSFWLSNSIVLRVIVSQAAGEMLTGLCKSSSGSGKGLGERAPFEVDESSPIEKGNNLRKKFDDQEDIRAFIFVLEKIEAWIFSRIIESVWWQTLTPHMQSSAAKVSARNKGSNSRKPEGRRYGLGDHEQGSFSIDLWTKAFRDSCERLCPIRAEGHDCGCLSVLSRLIMEQLVCRLDVAMLNAILRESDEEMPTDPVSDPICDSKVLPIPAGKSSFGAGAQLKNAVGSWSRWLTDLFGIDDNDSLEDTELGVCKSQKYDVSFKAFHLLNALSDLMMLPLEMLADKSTRKEVCPKFGASLVKRVLKSFVPDEFCPDPIPETILKAVDSEDPLEDDKECITSIPCIAAPTVYSPPPAASLASVVSNVGNQLMLRRGSSVLRKSYTSDDELDELDSPLTSIVDNSKGSSTKLNWMLKESRNVVRYQLLREAWRHE